Within the Staphylococcus argenteus genome, the region TTAATAACAGCATCAAATATAATCAAACCAATCCAGATTCAATTTTTGTTGAACATTTACTAATTACAATGCCACAATCATTTGGACGCGCCACAATGTCTGAAAATCATTTAACTTTAACAAGAAATAGTACCTTAGAAAAATTTGATGTGACGAAAGATAACTATAAAGATTTTTTAGCAAAATATTTTGGACTAAATGTAACTATTAATCGTTTTGAAAACAGCGATAGTAAATCATAAAAATGATGGGCGTAACTTACAACTTGTAGGTATCGCCCTTTTTAACGCTTCATAAATATAATAAAAAGGATATGGCATTAAACATACCACATCCTTCTTTTGAACCGCTTCATTTTACTAAGCGAGTGCATCTACAACATAAATGACACCTACAAATACAAATGTAATGGCAATCATCGTTGACACAAATACGATACCCATTAGTGGATTAAATAATAAAATAATACCGAACAAAATACCTAAAATGTTAAAGATAACTGAAATTAATTTTAAGCTACCGCTACCTGAAAATGTAAATAGTCCTGCAATAGAACTGAAAATAAACCAGAATGCAAACATATAAATAAAGAATGCTGAACTTGCACCAACATTAAAAATTACAATAAGACCAAAGAGAATATCTACAATTCCCATAAACAGAATCCAATTTTGGTTACTACCCACTAAAGCTTTGGCTTTTCTACGATAAACAATTTGAATCACACCATTAATTAATACAAATAATCCAATCAACCACGTAATCGCATAAAAGTTTTCAATTGGAAATGTAAAAATAACGACTGCCAGCATTAATAACAATACACCCATTATCAAACTAGACCATTTAATACCTTGATTTGTTTTTGCCATGACAACCATTTCCTTTCAACTAACGTCCTCTTTTAATTTTTTACAAAAAATTTATTATACAATAATGAAATTCCCTTTTTCTAATTTTGACAAACATTTCAGCATAATATAAAGCGTTCTAAATGTGTTGAATTTTTATGGAAAATTCCAATTGTTATTACTTAAATTATATATTATGCCACAAACTTTCAACTCTGTAAGATTCATTGATTGAATTGTAAGTTTAGATAAAGGCTACTCCTCCAAACATTATTTAAAA harbors:
- a CDS encoding HdeD family acid-resistance protein encodes the protein MAKTNQGIKWSSLIMGVLLLMLAVVIFTFPIENFYAITWLIGLFVLINGVIQIVYRRKAKALVGSNQNWILFMGIVDILFGLIVIFNVGASSAFFIYMFAFWFIFSSIAGLFTFSGSGSLKLISVIFNILGILFGIILLFNPLMGIVFVSTMIAITFVFVGVIYVVDALA